The genomic interval AGTTCCAGGTTGAGAAGCTGCGCTTCCTGGAGAACTACACCTGCCTGGACCAGAGGGCCCTGGAGCAGTTTGTGCAggtgaggggaaggggaggaaggggactgAGAGGTGGGCAGAACGGTCCCCTGTGGCAGGTCCAGGGCAGTCACCCAGGGGATCATGTCCCATGTGGAAGCAGAGATTAATGGGAACATCAGAGGTAGGATATGGTCCCGGATTGTGGTCCCAAGTCCAAAACAGGATTACTGTGTGACCTCGAGAGAGTCATTTAACGTCTCTGGACCCAAATGTCCTCACCTATAAGGGGACAAGAAGCAGCATATCTGTTTTGCAGACATTTGACAGCAGGTTAAAAGCTCTCTCTCAGCCGCCACCTGCTGCACAGATAGGAACTGAGTGCTAGTGTCATCAAATCTTCTTCTCCCTCATTTCCacacttcccccacccccttctgGCTCAGGTCCCTGGGAGGAGACACAGATAACCATCAGGAGTAGCTGCCATGCTGACCTTCCCCAGACTTTTTTCCCAGGAGCCGGGCTTGGCAGGCAGTGGCCAGGGTGGCTGAGCTCTGCCAGTGCTGTGCCCACGAGGGGCTCTCTCTGGCGCCAAGGGGGCCACCCCCTGCCTGGGGCCCCTTCTGCCACCCTCTCCCAGAAACGGCAAAAGCAGGTGTTGTGGGTGGAAGCTTTGAGAGCAGGAGGTGCAGGGGGTGGCCACACCTACTGCAAAGAACAGACCAGGTGCAGCGTCATCAAATGataaccaacatttattgagcatttacaaTGTGTCTGGAGTGGGAAGAGCAGGGCTCCGGCCAATCACAACCCACCACCCCCAGAGCTGGCCTCTTGTCATTGCTGCTGCTGTCACTGTCTCAAGCTTATAGTGTGGTGACTGAAGCGCAGAGAGGTGGCACGTGCTGACCCAGGCTGCAGTTACTGGTAGACATAGAGCCCACATTCAGACTCAGAGAGGGGCCTTTGTCCTTCAGCCCAGAGTGGCGGTTCTCAAAGTGCggtccctggaccagcagcagcagcagcagcacctgggagTGTGTGAGAAATGCTGCCCAGACCTGCAGGAGCTCCAGGGTGGGGCCGCAGGTGGTGTTAAGCAGTCCATCTGGTGGTACCGAGGCCTCCCTCAGGACTGAGGACGGCTGGCCGACAAGAGGATTCACGGCCTGGGAGAACTTGGTGGAGCTGCGAGACACCCAGCTCTTCCAGGAGACCCACGTCAGAGGACAGTAAGGTTCGGGAGGTTCCCAATACCCAGGGCACAAGGCAGAGCCCTGGAGACCCAGAAacctcctcctctctcagccccaGGCCAGAGTGAGCCCAGGagctgggcagagggcagggtggGTGGCTGGGCTCTGACTACTCTGTAAATGAGGAGGAAGGCCCTAGGTCTGACTGCAGCTGGACAGGGTACCACCGATTAGCCCCCAGGGCCTCCCCAGGGAAGACAGGACATCACTGTCCATGAGAGTCCTGAGCCTCGGGAGAGACCCTTACCAGAGGAAGTTGAACAGGGAAGGAGAATGCAGGGGTAAGATTCTGGGAGATCAGGAGTCACTGCTCAACTCTGCCACACGCCAGGGACAGAATTTACTGCAGTATTAAAAAGTGACTCCAGGTatggggtgcacacctgtgatcccagctactcaggaggctgaagaggaGGATCcgaagtttgaggtcagcctgggcaacagtgaGATCcggtctccaaataaaaagttttttaaaagggctgggaatatagcttcaTGGAAGAACACCTCTGGATTCCATCCAAGTACCacgaaaagaaagataaaaaatatatatatatatatgtacgtCATAAGGAACAAGCCTGCCCTGATCCCAGAATCAGTgactctgcctctgcctccatcACCTGTGGATTCTTAGAGAAGAAAATGCCACCCACCCACACAACTCAGTACCCTCAGGGAAGTCAGGGACCCCCTCGGGGGGTGTGGAGGGCCCTGGTTGCAGAGGGGACAACCCAGGACTAGGGCAAGTGCTGCCTGCAGGGGTTCGGGTCTCTGGGGAGGGGCTGTGTCCAGGAACGCTTGGCCCTGGCCTCTCTGGGCATGTGGGAAAGAGAGGGAAGCCAAAGTCCACATCTTCAGTGGCCAGCTCCTGCCAAAATGAGAAGAAGCAGACCGCCTGCTGCTGAGGACGTCCACCCTGGCCCAGCCCACCAGGGACACCCCACCCTGGCCCAAGCATGTCCACCCAGCCAGTGGGAAGTGGTTCCCACAGGAACGAGAGGCCAGAGCTCCCCTGCTCCTCCACAGTGGCCCCACCCTGACTCGGGGACTCTACCTGGCGTCAAGGCTGAGCTGCCCTGGGACGATGCACAGGgactggggcaggggaggagggcgCTCTCCCCTTTCTCCAAGAGGACTGGCCAGGGGTGGAGGAGCTTAGCTGGAGCTGGGTCTAGTTTTGGTTCtagaaaccacacacacacacacacacacacacaacatgtaCACACGTGCGACATGCAGTACCTACGCAGACGATGCACCACACAACACCTTCCTGCCGGCCTCTGGTAGAATCTCTGTGTCACCAGAGGGCCACCAGAGCAAAGCCACCAGCTCCCCTGAAAgctcagagagcagagcttttttTGTCCCACCCCGCCCCCAAGCCCTAGGGCTTTCGTGTGGTCCCCAGCAAATCCTTCCAGAAACACCCACCTGAACCTGTGCTTAAGCACTTGGACTTGGGGATCCAGCGACCTTGGGCATCGCAGCCACTCTGAGCCTACCTTCCCTTTTCTGTGAAGTCGGAACAACGCCATCTAAGGACATCATTAAATGGGACAATGGGGAAGCACCCTGTGGAGAGCTTGGCCACCACAGGTGCACAGTGACCGCCCACGCTGTCCCCACAGGTCATCATGGAAGCCTGGGTGAAAGGCGTGAACCCCAAAGGCAACTCCACCAACCCCAGCAACTGGGACTTCGGCAGCAGTTTCTTCTTCGCAGGCACAGTGGTCACCACCATAGGTAAAGGGTCGTGGGGCAGCAGGGCTCCCCGACCCAGGCCCCTGTCTCAGTCTGAGATCCCCAAAAGCAGATGCTGAGAAGAGGATGTGGTTACCCGGGAGACAATTCAGGAAGCCCAGGCAGGGAAGTGGGCAGGGAAGTGGAGAAAGAGGAAGTCAGAGGGTTGCTGGTTGGGGTGGCTGGGCTCACCCGTGGGACCTGCTGAGAGGCTAGGGAGAGCCGTCCTCAGAACAGGCCTGCAAGGGGCTGGTCACTCGGGCCCAGCTGACAGAAAGCCTCTCCTGGTGTGTTAACCTCCAGcatcccagcccagccctggaccCTGCACACGCCTGGGGCCAGAGAAGTCCCTGGGGCAGAGATGCAAGGACTTGAGCTGGGAGGTCATTTGCATACAGGAACTGGCCACCAAAGCGCAGTTGACATCCTGGGTGTCCCAAGAGAGCCAGTCACAGACAGCGTCTACCATACCACTCCACCAGAATCCCACATGGCCCCACCTCCAGGAAACCCCCCCGGCCCTCCTATCCCAGGTCTTCCCATCCATTCCATTAAGTCCACCCCCCGCTTGACTTTCCAAGGAAGGTGATGGGGGGACACAAACTTGGATTGGATCCAGGCTTGGTCCTCCATCCAATAATGAAGGATCAAGGCAGCACAAATCATTAGAAATGACACGAAACAGCACAGGATGCCATGTGCAGTCAGAGGAGGGTGACAGGAGATCTTCGCAGAAGCAGTGTCATTGGAGATGGGCTGTCAAAGACAAACCGGATTTCTGTAAATAAAGGTCGTCCATTCCAGGGGGTGGGATGGACGATGCTCATGGGAACAGGGGAGCTGCTGGCCCAGCAGTGGCAGAAAGGCCCCAGGCGCTGTGCTAACTCTCACCATAGCTGCGCCCTCCCTCTCTGTGGCAGGATATGGGAACCTGGCCCCCAGCACAGAGGCTGGCCAGGTCTTCTGTGTCTTCTACGCCCTGGTGGGCATCCCACTCAACGTGGTCTTCCTCAACCACCTGGGCACGGGGCTGCGCGCCCACCTGGCCACCCTGGAGAGGTGGGAGGACCAGCCCAGGCGCTCCCAGGTacagtcccccctcccctccagccctgctGTGAAAGGTAAGTGGTGGACACTGAGAGAGGCCTTGGTGTGCAGGGCAGCAGGGACACACACCTGTGGGAGAGAAGGGGCAGCTGCAGGACCGGGCAGAGGGAAAAGCTAAATTCTGATTCCAGCTGGACAAAGGTGTGGCCTCTGGCAGCTCCACAGTGTGTAGGGGGTGCGGGGGGCACTGGAGTTGACCGCAGAGTGGCTGAAGGGGCTGGGCTTCGCATCTCCAGCAGCACGGGGTGTGGCCTTCTCAGGAAGTGTGTGCCCAGCAGCCAGGCTTCTCCGTGACACTGAAGTGAGCTGACAGCTGGCCAATAGTCCTTCTGTGATGGGGAACCTCTGTAGTCATCACAGACCTCCACCAACTTTTCATGGGGTCAAAGGACGCTCTAGGCCACCCGCATGCCTCCAGAGTGCGCCCCTTGGAGAGCAAGAGTGCAGAGGGATCTGGGACAGTTTGGTAACAGTGCCATCCCGGATCAGAGTTCCCGGGAAGCCTGTTTGCCTGTGGTCCTCATGCCTGAAGGGGTCTTCAGATCCCTCCTTGACCTACTCTCCCACCTCCTCTGCCCACCCAGCCTTCCCTGGCCTGGGTAAGATCACATACCCCCAGACACAGCCCCCTCCCAAGGTCTGCAGGGGACTTACTGTGGTCAGGCCTCCCCCCAACCCATGCAACCCTGAAGTCTTCCAGGTGGACTCAGGGCCAGactccctctccccagctcctgcaggtcctgggcctggctctgttCCTGATCCTGGGGACACTGGTGGTTCTCATCTTCCCGCCCATGGCCTTCAGCCGAGTGGAGGGCTGGAGCTTCGGCGAGGGCTTCTACTTTGCCTTCATCACCCTAAGCACCATCGGCTTTGGGGACTACGTTGTCGGTGAGAATGAGAGTCACAGATCTCAGGATGGGGGACCCGCTGGGATCCAGGAGATGGGAGTTATCAGCTAAGGGTATTTCCAGTCCTCAGAAGTCCCTGATCTGGGACCCATCATGTATCTCCAAGGACTTCATGCTGATCCTGGTTATGAGGAAGACAAGAGTGCATCCTACTTGGTAGGGAATCCCTGGGTGGAGCCTGTGCCCTCAGACACCTGCTGTCCCCTTCCCTGCAGGCACAGACCCTAGCAAGCGTTACATCTCGGTGTACCGGAGCCTGGCAGCCGTCTGGATCCTCCTGGGCCTAGCGTGGCTGGCCCTGGTCCTCTCCCTGGGCCCCTTGCTTCTACACAGGTGCTCCCAGCTCTGGCTCAACGGCAGGAGCCTCAACCTCAAGGACCGGGCAGCCCCTGACCCTCAAGGGCTCCCCAGACCTCAGAAGATGCCCATCTCTGCATGAGGTCCCCTAGTGGCCCAGCagtccctcccaccctcccagcCCATGTCATCTGCCCTCTGGagatccttccttcctcttcctctcccaacCCCACACCTGTCCCAGCCAGGGTGGGCCCA from Ictidomys tridecemlineatus isolate mIctTri1 chromosome 8, mIctTri1.hap1, whole genome shotgun sequence carries:
- the Kcnk16 gene encoding potassium channel subfamily K member 16, with amino-acid sequence MPCARLASCWGGRVLPLLLAYICYLLLGATVFQLLEKQAEAQSRDQFQVEKLRFLENYTCLDQRALEQFVQVIMEAWVKGVNPKGNSTNPSNWDFGSSFFFAGTVVTTIGYGNLAPSTEAGQVFCVFYALVGIPLNVVFLNHLGTGLRAHLATLERWEDQPRRSQLLQVLGLALFLILGTLVVLIFPPMAFSRVEGWSFGEGFYFAFITLSTIGFGDYVVGTDPSKRYISVYRSLAAVWILLGLAWLALVLSLGPLLLHRCSQLWLNGRSLNLKDRAAPDPQGLPRPQKMPISA